Proteins co-encoded in one Nicotiana sylvestris chromosome 7, ASM39365v2, whole genome shotgun sequence genomic window:
- the LOC104216307 gene encoding mitochondrial import inner membrane translocase subunit TIM50-like — protein MLKPLTLRIMYAIARSRLRISSLISRKNRRFSSSVIADPPKEPIISSSNLLKDQPPPSPLPEPSATGAEKNSWNFLKYSLGAAFTGGVATAGYATYAYTLDEVEEKTKALRASANYTAGDNASGVDKFQALLYSSAMTVPAKLVELYLDLRRLTEEQVRGFSEPISDKLLPDLHPLEQHVFTLVLDLSETLVYSDWTRERGWRTFKRPGVEAFLEHLAQFYEIIVYSDQQNMYVDPIIDRLDSKQSIRYRLSRGATRYVGGKHYRDLSKLNRDPSRIIYVSGNALESSLQPENCVEIKPWKGDVEDTTLLDLIPFLEYVGKNRPADIRTVLASYQGRDIAKEFIERSKEHHRRMQEQKQHGRLWRR, from the exons ATGCTTAAACCCTTAACCCTTCGCATAATGTACGCTATAGCTCGGTCACGATTGCGCATTTCTTCGTTAATTTCAAGGAAAAATCGTCGCTTTTCATCAAGCGTTATCGCAGATCCTCCTAAGGAACCAATAATCTCTTCCTCTAATCTCCTCAAAGATCAGCCTCCTCCATCTCCACTGCCCGAACCTTCGGCCACCGGAGCCGAGAAGAATTCATGGAATTTTCTCAAGTACAGCCTCGGTGCTGCCTTCACCGGTGGTGTTGCCACTGCTGGTTACGCTACCTACG CATATACGTTGGATGAAGTTGAGGAGAAGACCAAGGCTTTGCGTGCATCTGCAAACTATACTGCTGGTGATAATGCATCTGGTGTTGAT AAATTTCAAGCTTTGCTATACTCCTCTGCAATGACAG TGCCTGCCAAGTTAGTTGAGCTTTACCTAGATCTTAGGCGCCTGACTGAAGAACAAGTTCGA GGTTTTAGTGAACCAATATCGGACAAGCTCCTGCCAGATTTGCATCCATTAGAACAGCATGTCTTTACCCTTGTTCTTGATCTGAGTGAGACATTGGTCTACTCTGACTGGACG CGTGAGAGAGGCTGGAGAACGTTTAAAAGACCTGGGGTTGAGGCTTTTCTGGAACACTTGGCTCAATTTTATGAGATCATTGTATATTCGGACCAACAGAACATG TATGTTGATCCCATTATTGATAGATTGGATTCAAAGCAGTCTATCCGGTATAGACTATCAAGGGGTGCAACTAGATATGTTGGTGGCAAGCATTACAGA GACCTCTCCAAGCTGAACAGGGATCCATCAAGAATTATATATGTTAGTGGTAACGCATTAGAAAGTAGCCTTCAGCCAGAGAATTGCGTAGAAATAAAACCATGGAAAGGAGATGTGGAAGATACCACACTTTTGGATCTTATTCCTTTTCTTGAAT ATGTTGGAAAGAATAGGCCAGCTGATATTCGAACTGTATTAGCTTCATACCAAGGACGTGATATCGCAAAGGAGTTTATTGAACGATCCAAGGAGCACCACAG GCGTATGCAAGAGCAGAAGCAGCATGGTCGTCTTTGGCGTCGCTAG